Part of the Plasmodium malariae genome assembly, chromosome: 9 genome is shown below.
ATAAATGtatgcacaaatatatacataagtatacttataaatgtatgcccgaacatatacataagtatacttataaatgtatgcccgaacatatacataaatatactcATAAATGTATGCacaaatatatgcatgtatatatatatatatgcatatgtgttGCCCTAAATGAGAAAAGGCAAAAATTGCAAAGGGAATGCCATACCGATTAATCCGTCAGCATAAATCTCAGGgatgtatatttatacattaacACTTTaaagtatgtacatatatatcatatatgtatatatgttaaagCACAAACTAATATTCCCATACGTgcttaataatattaaatgcTTAAATGACAGaataatatactttatttGCTATACAGGATTgctaaatttaaatgaaaaaaataaaatcatgCTCAGCACttactttatttttccatttacaACTACTGTCTATAATACTGTTTACTAATGGGTTTTATATAGGTAGACgttcaaaaagaaaaaataaaaaagagatatTGCACATTTCGTGATAAACATTTCACACGGCATACATCAAATGCGTATAACAGGTTCATATACCCACTTACCTCTTTTTGaccattttaaaaatacatcgTGTAAATTCGCGTTCGTATTGTTCCCCGTATTGTTCCCCGTATTGTCTTGGTCATCATGTTATATTGCTGGCTAACATGTTCATGCAATTTCATATGTTAATAGTACAAATGCGCATTCATGATCCactattacttttatattcctttttagatgataaaattaattactgTTCTAAGCATAAAGCACCAAGTATATTTCCCAACAAAAAAATCCTGAACAGGAGCATAATTCTAAAAGCTAATAATGACCATGAAAAGTTTACAAACAAATTGCCAAATACTAATAACGAACATATAGATGATAATATGCAAGAGAATTTTGTAGGAACAGGAACAAAAGGAAGAACTGAAAAAATGAGATCTGAAATagatgaaattttaaaaaagggcGAAAACATCACTATGGAGCGTTCGTTTTCCTTTAGCAAAAGCAACATAACGATTAAACCGGTGTGTGGAAGTGTTATACAATGGGAGTGTTTTCGTGTAGTATAGTGTTATAGCATGAATtctaattgaaaaaaatgcgcaaaataaacataagaaaattattttaattgccAAAATTGATAATGTACACAAACCCTTTCCCTTTCGCTCTGTTTCATAGCGCCTCTCCCCgctttccttttttacaGGATCTCTTAAAGGATCTGATCACTCAAAAGTACAGAAAAATATTCCAAAGACACGAAAAGGATTGTGGAAGCAGtgaaatacaaataataattttaacttttaaaatttatttcttaacAGAACATATgaagaagaataaaaaagtagACATCaaaaagcattttttttaattcttctttttattacgGTGGAGGCGTAGTTTTGTTAATTCATCGTATTACTTTTGCATATCTGAATGtctgtattatatttttacttatttattttacttttttcttatacATTTCTCTTTCCAATGTcgtatttcttttcttttcttttttaatatctcaCCCCACCCCTAGGATTTTGCATGCTTGAGGGGCTTATTCAAATGTGTTAGTAAGCGAAGAAGACTACTTGTTTACTTAGGGCAAAAGGATCGCGAAATGTTTAACAAGATTACagacttttttaatattaagaaaCCATTAATACCCAGAACGGCCGAGTATTATTCGAAGgacttaaaatatattcatttcaACAATACtaaaagatttaaaaataatgctgaaaagaagaaaaaagataaactcaaaaaaaaaaatgtgcaaaCTGATAAAATTCTCTTCAGCATGTAGTATTCCAAATCAAATTAAAGTAAACGGAGTAAGTATTTCTTCATCCATTTAGTGGCGTgcttataattttgtaataacGTAGGTTGCTAAGAACAAAGTTGGAAATAGGAGCACATCGATGATGCGTAACTGTTAATACGTAATACTAAATGCGTAATAGTTGATGGTGAATACGTAgtagttaatatatattttttttttttatagccTTTTTTTATggctttatttatttttttttttaaataattcccATATTATAGTGACCAATTTTCAGgattcattttaaaatatttcttctctccttaaatgtttataaaaaatttgatttACATTATTTCTATCTCTTTAATTCCTCTTtattttgcctttttttttttttttttttttttaaattttagaTCTACGTTTTGCGCAATTTATGCATTACACTGTACTAGCATTAAATATGTTTGACGcggtttatttttttttttaacttattgAGTttgtattcatatttttgttctttatatatatgtcggTTACACGTTTATATggtacatttataaattatacttttatatattatacttttatatattatacttttatatattatacttttatatattatacttttgtatattatacttttgtatattatacttttgtatattatacttttgtatattatacttttatatattatacttttatatattacttttttttgtattgaCCGAATTGAGATAatgtttgaaaaaaatatgactaTTTATGAACAAGTCAGGTAAATTTAATTGTATGCAAAATAAGCTTCTTTGCTTTGCATTCCTTTACCGTGCAATGTTTGCTTTCcgtttctttctttttttctgctaaaatttaataaagtgCGTCCCGGacgcatatatgtacgtattgGATGTATGAATGTATGGACATGGGCTCTACATTTTAGGCCCCAGGCGAGTTTACCCCTTTGGGCATTCTGAATATGGGGCCCCTGACTTTTCAGTTTTTCTAATTTGAGAATCAGAAATGTTCTTTGCATTATACGCTTGAGgagtatttttcttttttccttttcattcttcctttttttttttttttttttctttttcttttccctttttcttttttttttttttttttttttttgtacgtTTGTGAGTGCGTTTTTAGAAGATGGGATACCTGACTACACCAAATGTAAAAGGAGCATTttcaaattcttttatttttttattctatctACTCGTATTACAATATGGAATAGCAATGTGCAATAAGAGAAGTAGGTGTACAAAAACTCAACAGAGGTCTAACACGTTTAACCATATATATAGTGTAATAAGCAAagacataaaattaaaaaataaagacgAGTACACAAAAAGGGTGAGTGATGGAGTAAAAGTATATGAACAAGTTAAGAATAAATCGAAGGTGTACTTTTTACCccttattttgaaaaaaaacgCAAAGGGAGAAACTGTTTTATATCCAAATGAACAACAAGATGgt
Proteins encoded:
- the PmUG01_09015700 gene encoding apicoplast ribosomal protein S15 precursor, putative, whose product is MKKIKSCSALTLFFHLQLLSIILFTNGFYIDDKINYCSKHKAPSIFPNKKILNRSIILKANNDHEKFTNKLPNTNNEHIDDNMQENFVGTGTKGRTEKMRSEIDEILKKGENITMERSFSFSKSNITIKPDLLKDLITQKYRKIFQRHEKDCGSSEIQIIILTFKIYFLTEHMKKNKKDFACLRGLFKCVSKRRRLLVYLGQKDREMFNKITDFFNIKKPLIPRTAEYYSKDLKYIHFNNTKRFKNNAEKKKKDKLKKKNVQTDKILFSM